The genomic stretch TGAAGCAATATATACGTGAAAACATCTACCTGTACGGAGTAGTATCTcttctctactaataagttaaggatcggtggtgttggtaggttaAAAAACATGAATAAATTTTTGTCCATCAAGAAAATCGTACTctctccgtctcagtttactagtcttctctGTATTTCTGGATCGccaatttgacctatataattcaaattatataatgcaaaaaatatatcattagaaaatagaacatctaaacttttcaataatataatttttataatatataactaatgctaacttgatcaagttTGCGATCTAGGGGTATGCGCACGCCCTAGTAACCTAGTAAACTGTGAGAAAGGGAGTAACTAAATCAATCGCTGAAAAGGTTCCTTCCATCGCTAAACGGAACAGCTTCCTAATTCAATCCGTCTGATCGGTCCTAGCTCCGTACATGGGGGTTATGGCATTGGCCGTCTTGAACAGCTAAATTTGTTAATGTCTACTCTCTGTTCATCCCTGCTGTCCTGCTTGATGTTACTGTTTTTTGCAGTATAATGTTCTTATCATGCTTTTGTGGATTGAACTATGTCCGAACTCTGTTTAATGAAATTTCTGCAGTTTATGAGTTGCACTTAGGAATGCAGCAGCTGCACTCAGGACTCAGGTAAACACATCGTTACAAAATCTGGAGATTTATTTTGTCATCATTGCAACAAGCAGCACTCTGCCACACCAAGCACGCAATGTTTCAACCTGTTGGTATATACATATGGATAACGAACACTTCTGTCAAACAAGCAGCAATGCAGCTGAACGCTCTCCAAACTTTTCAGGCTGCCTCTGTGGAGATGATCTCCAGCTCGGCCCACCACAGCGGCGACACCTTGGGGGTGGCCGCGTCCGGTGGCATGGCGGTGATCTCCCTCAGCCGCCTCGCGACCTCTGTCATCgtcggccgccgcctcgcctcccggTCAGTGCAGGACCGTATGACGCTGTCCAGCCTGCTCACGGTCTCGGCCTGGAGCGGCGCGTTCCTGCTTAGGCCTGGGTCCATCACGTCCCTCAGCTGCCTCTCCCCTCTGAGGAAGCTCGCCGCCCAGCCCTCGAGCAAGCCGCCGTCCGACGCCGTGAACCTGCCGGACATGATCTCCAGCAGCACCATGCCGTAGCTGTACACCACACTCTCCTTGTTGGACATGGGCGGGGACTGCAGGCTCTCCATCTCCTTGGTAGTCGACGAGGCCTCGTCGGAGCAGAAGAAGACGTCGGCGATCTTGGCCGCGAAATCGTCGGTGAGGTAGACGGTGGACGTGTCGAGCGTCCCGAGGATCTCCGGCGGGCTCAGCTGGTGCATGTGCTCCAGGCAGTAGGCGATCCCCACCGCCACTCGCAGCCGCGTCGGCCAGTCCAGGTGACCGTCTTCCCTCACTGCAGCAAACCACACCATTTGTTAGTTAATCTGAAGCTCATGAATGTCTGATGGACGAAACTCCATTAGTTGATCACCATGGAGATGCTCGTAGAGCGTGCCGTTCGGAGCATACTCGAACACCATCATCCTTGTGAATGGCTGCTCTTCCTGGCAGTAGCCGAGCAGGTTGACGAAGTTCTTGTGGTTTACTCTGGACAGGCTTGTTATCTGAAAACACATTGGTCATTCGTTAGGACAGATATTTTTTTGGAGTAGATCCTAATTTGTCAGTTCCATTCTAGCATTGCAGCCACCTTTTTCCTGAACCGTGTCTCGCAGTGCTTGGACCACTCCTTGGCGGAGCTCTTGGTGGTCGACACCACCGCGATCTCGACGCCGCTCGACAGCGTCCCCTTGTACATCATGTACTCCGACAGGGAGCCGATGACGTTGCTGAAATCTTCGCAGGCGGCCTCCAGCTCCGACCTCTTCAGCGACGGCACGCCTGCAGCCAGCTCCCAGTCACTCCCAAGAATTGATACAAATGGAATCTTGGCACAGTTTTCAGTGACAAGCCGAACCTGTCACGAACGCCCTCTGCAGCTGCCCGCTGAGGCCGGTCGCCCATGGCCTGACGGTGACCACCTTGCTGGACCGGTAGCACAGGACGAACAGCGCAACCGACATGACCGCGAGGACGGAAGCTCCTGCTCCCACGATGACATACATGCGGCGAGCATGCCCCGGTGCTTGAGACGCTTCACCGACCGCAGCGGCGCCGTGGGTGACCACCGTCGCCGGCTCCGGAGGCAGCGCGATGCCGCGTGCGGCGTGCCGAggcgccgcgagaggcttggcgaCCGCTGGCGACGGCGCGGGAGCGTTTGACGGGGAGCCAGCGTCCTCCAACGATGGAGAGCTCGTCGTCGGAGGCGCCGGCGTCGCCCATGGCCACGGCGGCCATTGCGGGAACGTCGTCGTCGACTCCTTGGAGCTGTACCTGCCCTGTTGTCGCGGTGCTTCACGGATGCTTGCCGCTTGGATTAACCTGCGAATGATCGAGTCGGCAGACCGAGAGAGTGGTGAGCAGAAGAGGTGGAGAAGAACTGGACAAGAGACGCGCGCCAAGCCGCCAACTACCGGGGTCGCGTTGCTCGGTGGTTCAGCTGTCTGTCTCTGACAGCCGACACACCATTCCCTCCTCAGATTGGTGTGTATCTATGCAATGCAATCTAAGAAGATCGAGTGTGGGTGGAGTACCTTTGAAGCTTTTAAGGTGATCATATCATTTCCTGGGGTTCTTTACTAATTTAAACGGAAAATGGAATGTTCCGACCAATAAAAAACATGAACATCTAGATGAAGAAGATTCCAAGCTAGCTACTCTCGCTACTGTAACGCCTTTCACGAGATTACACTACGTTCTCTACCATTGACACACTGGAACCCAGAGCATCTCCGAGCTGAACATGAGAGGTAGAGTTCTCACCGAGCGACGGAGGGTGCATCTTCTTCCCGGTGGTTCGCCCTTCCTGCAGTCAGTTCGTGGTAGCATCGGCATCTCAGTTATCAAGAAAACAAAACTAAGAGGGGTAGCAAAAGAATGCTCTTATGACAGAGAGAAGAACACATGGATTAAATTCCGTGAATGATTCTTCAGCAGTTGGTATGCTCAAAAGAACAGAGGATATGCTCGTAGGCACACATACTGACATACCTTGCTGAGCATCGGAGCCGCAGGTGCCAGGAGTActggaactgaagaaaatgatgaGCAGAAGAAACCCAGCCACCACTCTGCACAGCCTCCCCATGGATCAACGCTCGAGATAGAGATGCAGTTACTCAAGCTATGTGCCACAGGCTTGCGAGATATGGGGAGACGGGCGTGCAACTGTAGAGCGGAGCGACGGCcgagggaggaagaagagagaggtATACTCGGGTCAAGAAGCGGTCGAGGAGCTAGGAGCCGGGAGGATATGGACCTATGGGGGTGTGGCCACGCACGAGCGCGGAGGAAGGGGAAAATGGAGCGATGGGCTATGATGATTTGTTAATCTTGCTTGGGCGTGACCACCGAACGCCACGCCGCCCACGGCACACCGATGCGTCCTGCTTTGGCTCCGTTCGGGTCTAGAGCGGCTCGACGAGGGTCCGTGCGTGCCCGCTCTCGGCGTATGGATGGCTGTCATCAGAGTCCAAAACTACCGCATTGGACAGTTCCAGGTGAAGACGAAGGTAATGCGTCGTCTACCGCGGCCACGATGCCTATTGCTCTAGCGTAGGGCGTTTGGGGGCTCATCGTTCTCGTGGAATCGTCCAAGTCGTCGGCCAAGCACCTACCGTGCAAACGGGAATTTACAGACCTAAATTAATTTTGAACATTAAATAACTTTGATCTCTATCCGATCCCTTATAATTGGCTAAAGGaataaaaaaaaaaatcgttTTATCATCTACACCGGACCGAGAGCCGAACCGTTTAGAGGACTAATTATTTTACTCCTCGgccagcacaaaccctaaataaacTAAGCCGAGGCTTCTGAAGAGAAAAAGTTTGGCTCTCCCACCGGGTCCCCCCCTCGCACCATGAAGTTACCGACGACGCCTTCGCCGACATGGCAAGGCCTTCATCGCCCTTCTGCCCCACTTAGGTTCACTCGCTGATgtctcccaagtgcaggagatctaTTGTACTATTTTTCAAAAAGAAATATTGTGGAGTCCACGAAAACAATAAAAAAGATATAgtggttttggtgttttggatttgTAGTTTACAACAAAATAAAGTACGGAAAGTAAATAGCAATAAGTAAgtgctctcaatgagagaaagcccaatcatctatgcagcaagaggacaaactcaagtgtgtgtgtgcttatataAACAAATGTTCCGGAACGCGCCATGGATTTACTTAGCATTTAGATTTTACACAACATGGTGAATATCTTGTCAAGTTTCAGTTCGTCGACCCTTCCAATCACAAGGTGTGTATTTGCTCATAACTATGGTTGTCCAGCtcagggggggcgcgccacctggcctcgttTGGCCCTTGTGGCTCCCCTCTCGTATTTCTTTGACCCACAACCTTTCTCTTGACGAGAAACTGATCTGATATTTTTCCGTTGATTCTTAGGCATCCAAAAGGTCCTAAAATAGAAAAGtacgaaaaaggaggttttccGCCTCCTAGAAATTAAATAGAAATTAAGGAAACTATGTAGGAAAGTCCCATAAATCAATTAAAAAGACATAAATAAAGATGGATCATGGAAAATATCATTCAAAACTAATGATATAAGTCACTAtatttgatgaggacatccctaccacactaccacctccgtcaatACCAAATGAAGCTGAAGGTGTTGTGAAgcacaagtccaatgaagttcggattggacctattacaagggctcgtgtgaagctacttaaacaacaggtgaacttgttcctaaacgatactttgattgatgagaaattTATACTggctaagtcctgttacttatgtatcgtcaggtatgaagaggagacaagcatcgcacgagaaggagaggagcagctggacgtgaagatggacgtgaagatggacgtgaagctgggcatgaagctggacatgaagatattccatggacgcgcgagggaggatagggaggcatgcacgagaggagaagccaaagtccaggccggcccagcacccggtcagaccggccgccacgccggcgcgcccggtccctggcccagtCCGACCGGGCGGCATGCCGGGTCcgctccggcgccaaccggaaaaccatctgatgccaaccgggagggttactgcgcgacaattcctgagcccggtcagcacccggtccctggcccggtttgaaccggccagcccggtcccaggcccggtcgaccggcccccagaccggccgtgtccgagtctttctcgaccagatctattctgggtcggttattttcgtactttttcgacctgaggtcatcccggacgcctatataagtgcccaggacgcccccaaagttgctttagaccacgtttaagataaaccctagttcttagttgtttgctctgcaaaactattgaattccctacaccatattgcttgatattgtgtagatatgaaaagtcttgtgtgatctgtt from Lolium rigidum isolate FL_2022 chromosome 4, APGP_CSIRO_Lrig_0.1, whole genome shotgun sequence encodes the following:
- the LOC124706379 gene encoding probable inactive receptor-like protein kinase At3g56050, encoding MGRLCRVVAGFLLLIIFFSSSTPGTCGSDAQQGRANHREEDAPSVARLIQAASIREAPRQQGRYSSKESTTTFPQWPPWPWATPAPPTTSSPSLEDAGSPSNAPAPSPAVAKPLAAPRHAARGIALPPEPATVVTHGAAAVGEASQAPGHARRMYVIVGAGASVLAVMSVALFVLCYRSSKVVTVRPWATGLSGQLQRAFVTGVPSLKRSELEAACEDFSNVIGSLSEYMMYKGTLSSGVEIAVVSTTKSSAKEWSKHCETRFRKKITSLSRVNHKNFVNLLGYCQEEQPFTRMMVFEYAPNGTLYEHLHVREDGHLDWPTRLRVAVGIAYCLEHMHQLSPPEILGTLDTSTVYLTDDFAAKIADVFFCSDEASSTTKEMESLQSPPMSNKESVVYSYGMVLLEIMSGRFTASDGGLLEGWAASFLRGERQLRDVMDPGLSRNAPLQAETVSRLDSVIRSCTDREARRRPTMTEVARRLREITAMPPDAATPKVSPLWWAELEIISTEAA